A genomic segment from Chitinophaga niabensis encodes:
- a CDS encoding Crp/Fnr family transcriptional regulator produces the protein MDIFFSKINTYTKLSDESRKAWETILVAKTYKRGENFVSEGQAPKKVAFVEKGLFSQNYVSDKGEIVIKTFFPEQRFAASVSAMLSNTPSLFTITALEDTNVLEYDFFAFKRLATQHMDIATFYMNYMELHWIIEKEPLEIALRHDPAGKRYEAFAEKYPGLVKRLKKHHIASYLGITPTQFSRILFANK, from the coding sequence ATGGATATCTTCTTTTCAAAAATAAACACCTACACAAAACTTTCTGATGAAAGCCGTAAAGCATGGGAAACCATCCTTGTAGCTAAGACCTACAAACGGGGAGAGAACTTTGTATCAGAAGGGCAGGCGCCCAAAAAAGTGGCGTTTGTAGAGAAAGGGCTCTTTTCACAGAACTATGTTTCTGATAAAGGAGAAATAGTGATCAAAACCTTCTTCCCCGAGCAGCGTTTTGCCGCATCCGTGAGTGCCATGCTCAGCAATACCCCCAGTTTATTTACGATCACTGCATTGGAAGATACCAATGTACTTGAATACGATTTCTTCGCATTTAAAAGGCTGGCAACGCAGCATATGGATATTGCCACTTTCTATATGAACTATATGGAACTGCACTGGATCATAGAGAAAGAACCCTTAGAGATAGCCCTCCGGCACGACCCCGCCGGCAAACGTTACGAGGCATTTGCAGAAAAGTACCCCGGCCTTGTTAAACGGCTGAAGAAACACCATATCGCTTCCTACCTTGGCATTACTCCTACACAATTTAGCCGTATCTTATTTGCCAACAAATAA